Proteins co-encoded in one Longimicrobiaceae bacterium genomic window:
- a CDS encoding Dabb family protein: MTKIATAVLSLALLAACAPAPAEDASAAQEESATDDAATQATTLQAPPAGSVRHIVVFRFREDATEEQIQQLTDAFRELKNKIPGIIAFEHGQNHSPEGKDQGFDHVYTITFESAAARDTYLPHPEHQAFGRLLGELGIHEDVFVVDYDPQP, from the coding sequence ATGACGAAGATCGCCACCGCCGTGCTGTCCCTGGCCCTGCTTGCCGCCTGCGCCCCCGCACCGGCCGAGGACGCTTCGGCCGCGCAGGAGGAGAGCGCCACCGACGACGCCGCGACGCAGGCCACCACCCTGCAGGCCCCGCCAGCCGGCTCGGTGCGCCACATCGTCGTCTTCCGCTTCCGTGAGGACGCCACCGAGGAGCAGATCCAGCAGCTCACCGACGCCTTCCGCGAGCTGAAGAACAAGATCCCCGGCATCATCGCCTTCGAGCACGGGCAGAACCACAGCCCCGAGGGGAAGGACCAGGGCTTCGACCACGTCTACACGATCACCTTCGAGAGCGCCGCCGCGCGCGACACCTACCTGCCGCACCCTGAGCACCAGGCGTTCGGGCGCCTTCTGGGCGAGCTCGGCATCCACGAGGACGTGTTCGTGGTGGATTACGACCCCCAGCCCTAA